The following proteins are encoded in a genomic region of Brachypodium distachyon strain Bd21 chromosome 1, Brachypodium_distachyon_v3.0, whole genome shotgun sequence:
- the LOC100836716 gene encoding amino acid permease 1 → MGGGGRSEAAGALDVDGRQTYLPRSNGDVDDDGRPSRTGTVWTAAAHIITAVIGSGVLSLAWAMAQLGWVAGPLTLVLFAAITFYTCGLLADCYRVGDPVTGKRNYTYTEAVEAYLGGWHVWFCGFCQYVNMFGTGIGYTITASISAAALKKSNCYHWRGHKSDCSQPLSAYIIGFGVVQVIFCQVPNFHKLSWLSMVAAVMSFTYAGIAVGLSLAQTISGPTGKTSLTGTQVGVDVDASQKIWMTFQALGNVAFAYSYSIILIEIQDTLRSPPGENKTMRRATLMGISTTTGFYMLCGCLGYSAFGNGASGNILTGFGFYEPYWLVDLANVCIVVHLVGGFQVFCQPLFAAVEGNVARRIPGLVRRERAALFRLVWRTAFVALITLLALLMPFFNSILGFLGSIAFWPLTVFFPVEMYIRQRQIPRFGAKWVALQSLSFVCFLVTMAACAASIQGVRDSLKTYVPFKTKS, encoded by the exons atgggaggaggagggagaagcgAGGCCGCCGGAGCCTTGGATGTCGACGGCCGCCAGACCTACCTTCCCCGCAGCAACGGcgacgtcgacgacgacggcaggCCGTCAAGGACAG GAACGGtatggacggcggcggcgcacatCATAACGGCGGTGATCGGGTCCGGCGTGCTGTCGCTGGCCTGGGCCATGGCGCAGCTGGGGTGGGTGGCCGGGCCCTTGACCCTGGTGCTCTTCGCGGCCATCACCTTCTACACCtgcggcctcctcgccgaCTGCTACCGCGTCGGCGACCCCGTCACCGGCAAGCGTAACTACACCTACACCGAGGCCGTCGAGGCCTACCTAG GCGGGTGGCACGTCTGGTTCTGCGGCTTCTGCCAGTACGTCAACATGTTCGGCACCGGCATCGGCTACACCATCACGGCGTCCATCAGCGCCGC TGCTCTGAAGAAGTCCAACTGCTACCACTGGCGCGGGCACAAGTCGGACTGCAGCCAGCCCCTGAGCGCCTACATCATCGGCTTCGGGGTGGTGCAGGTCATCTTCTGCCAGGTGCCCAACTTCCACAAGCTGTCCTGGCTGTCCATGGTCGCCGCCGTCATGTCCTTCACCTACGCCGGCATCGCCGTCGGCCTGTCGCTGGCGCAGACCATCTCGGGCCCCACGGGGAAGACGTCGCTCACCGGCACGCAGGTCGGGGTGGACGTCGACGCCTCGCAGAAGATCTGGATGACGTTCCAGGCCCTCGGCAACGTCGCCTTCGCCTACTCCTACTCCATCATCCTCATCGAAATCCAG GACACGCTGCGGTCACCGCCGGGGGAGAACAAGACGATGCGGCGGGCGACGCTGATGGGCatctcgacgacgacgggctTCTACATGCTGTGCGGGTGCCTGGGCTACTCGGCGTTCGGCAACGGGGCCAGCGGGAACATCCTGACGGGGTTCGGCTTCTACGAGCCCTACTGGCTGGTGGACCTGGCCAACGTGTGCATCGTGGTCCACCTGGTGGGCGGCTTCCAGGTCTTCTGCCAGCCGCTGTTCGCGGCCGTGGAAGGCAACGTGGCCAGGCGGATCCCTGGCTTGGTACGACGGGAGCGCGCGGCATTGTTCCGGCTGGTGTGGCGGACGGCGTTCGTGGCGCTCATCACGCTGTTGGCGCTGCTGATGCCATTCTTCAACAGCATCCTGGGCTTCCTGGGCAGCATCGCGTTCTGGCCGCTCACCGTGTTCTTCCCCGTGGAGATGTACAtccggcagcggcagatcCCGCGGTTCGGCGCCAAGTGGGTGGCGCTGCAGAGCCTCAGCTTCGTCTGCTTCCTCGTCACCATGGCCGCTTGCGCCGCATCCATCCAGGGCGTCCGGGACTCGCTCAAGACCTATGTGCCCTTCAAGACCAAGTCGTGA
- the LOC100846184 gene encoding LOW QUALITY PROTEIN: tRNA A64-2'-O-ribosylphosphate transferase-like (The sequence of the model RefSeq protein was modified relative to this genomic sequence to represent the inferred CDS: deleted 1 base in 1 codon) produces the protein MAAAAAEAEPAAEEATLSIYKAARRIKRRGSTLYNALRSVAEDAAFVAEIAALWPALPLVANLRCGLWYTHPRSLAATCYFKSTDGHAGNWSFSTARLNLHLALLAGERGGCIIVDSTRKGKRFPDSMSKTIPIWCSVLNRAIQRHRLRASNQGSRTNSEMSAAAPNGHGEKNSGSSNWDSSVHLPVWVLDTEKNAIEGRIEEWTDRFESCGADIHSLALGLHKPLRPLWVSQNTRIWLNEVPEHELWEFTPVILVSASASCAVATQRMSSEFSWHYIPGAGDDEESWARGLTPALFWKHSYDLLDGGPDLCNQLVSDIVEKDRVYRSQRGEHSPQITVNHLKCLGDDGPYFYDEHTIITKPMNLDPSTITPIDTPCSNNSHLVFWIGTSNLAVSSTIQVADDLADVDCILNCDSTSRLPSSSSENSYLEIAIVGSKNDRFSLLKNLPKAINFAQRNLIARRKILLCCQTGEDISICVALAIITRLFNDSGCFDDGDYFVKRDITKLEMRKRLVFICKYAINARPSRGNLRQVYGFLCNEKAQLCC, from the exons atggcagcggcggcggcggaggcggagcccGCGGCCGAAGAGGCGACGCTCAGCATCTACAAGGCGGCTCGGCGAATCAAGCGGCGGGGGAGCACCCTGTACAACGCGCTGCGGAGCGtggcggaggacgcggcgtTCGTGGCCGAGATCGCGGCGCTGTGGCCGGCGCTGCCGCTGGTCGCTAACCTCCGCTGTGGCCTCTGGTACACGCACCCCCGCTCCCTTGCCGCTACCTGCTACTTTAAGTCCACAGATGGCCACGCCGGTAACTGGTCCTTCTCCACCGCCCGCCTCAATCTCCACCTTGCTCTGCTCGCAG GGGAAAGAGGAGGGTGCATAATAGTTGATTCAACAAGGAAAGGGAAAAGATTTCCTGATAGCATGTCAAAGACCATACCCATTTGGTGCTCTGTCCTGAACCGAGCTATTCAGAGGCATCGGCTGCGGGCTAGCAACCAAGGTAGCAGAACGAATTCTGAAATG TCAGCGGCTGCACCAAACGGGCATGGTGAAAAGAATTCTGGTTCATCAAACTGGGATAGCTCGGTGCATCTTCCTGTGTGGGTTTTAGATACCGAGAAAAATGCTATAGAGGGGCGTATTGAAGAATGGACGGACAGATTCGAATCGTGTGGTGCAGACATTCATTCTCTTGCATTAGGTTTGCACAAACCACTACGTCCGCTGTGGGTTTCACAAAATACACGTATATGG TTAAATGAAGTTCCAGAGCATGAGTTATGGGAATTCACCCCCGTCATATTAGTTTCAGCATCTGCATCTTGTGCAGTAGCTACACAAAGGATGTCTTCGGAGTTCAGTTGGCACTATATTCCTGGTGCAGGAGATGATGAAGAGAGCTGGGCACGTGGTCTAACTCCTGCGTTATTCTGGAAGCATTCATACGATCTACTTGATGGTGGACCAGATCTTTGTAATCAGTTAGTTTCTGATATTGTTGAAAAGGATAGGGTTTATCGTTCACAGAGAGGTGAGCATTCGCCCCAAATTACTGTTAACCATCTAAAGTGTTTGGGTGATGATGGTCCTTACTTTTACGACGAACATACAATCATTACGAAGCCTATGAACTTGGACCCTTCTACTATCACTCCAATAGATACACCATGTTCCAATAATAGTCATCTAGTCTTCTGGATTGGGACATCAAACCTTGCAGTATCATCTACTATCCAAG TTGCAGATGACTTGGCTGATGTTGACTGCATACTGAACTGTGACAGCACATCAAGATTACCTTCGAGTTCATCAGAAAATTCTTACCTTGAGATAGCTATCGTG GGTTCCAAGAACGACCGGTTTTCTTTGTTGAAAAATCTTCCAAAAGCAATTAATTTTGCACAGAGAAATCTCAtagcaagaagaaaaatactacTATGCTGTCAAACTG GAGAAGATATAAGCATTTGTGTCGCCTTGGCAATAATTACACGATTATTCAATGACAGTG GATGCTTTGACGATGGCGATTATTTTGTGAAAAGAGACATCACAAAGTtggagatgcggaagaggctAGTATTCATTTGCAAATATGCTATCAATGCGCGCCCATCTAGGGGAAACTTGAGACAGGTCTATGGTTTCCTTTGCAATGAAAAGGCACAGCTATGTTGTTAG
- the LOC100845880 gene encoding amino acid permease 3: protein MTKDVEMAARNGNGNGAFAGENFAYELPGGDADFDDDGKPRRTGTVWTASAHIITAVIGSGVLSLAWATAQLGWVVGPVTLMLFAAITYYTSGLLADCYRTGDPVTGKRNYTYMDAVASYLSGWQVWACGVFQYVNLVGTAIGYTITASISAAAINKANCYHKNGRAADCGVYDSMYMVVFGVVQIFFSQVPNFHDLWWLSILAAIMSFTYASIAVGLSLAQTISGPTGKTTLTGTEVGVDVDSAQKIWLAFQALGDIAFAYSYSMILIEIQDTVKSPPAENKTMKKATLLGVSTTTAFYMLCGCLGYAAFGNGAKGNILTGFGFYEPYWLIDFANVCIVVHLVGAYQVFCQPIFAAVETYAAARWPNAGFIVREHRVSAAGNNKRFGFSLNFFRLTWRTAFVVVSTVLAILMPFFNDILGFLGAIGFWPLTVYFPVEMYIRQRRIHKYTTRWVALQTLSFLCFLVSLAAAVASIEGVTESLKNYVPFKTKS from the exons ATGACCAAGGACGTGGAGATGGCAGCGCGGaacggcaacggcaacggcgCCTTCGCCGGCGAAAACTTCGCGTATGAGCTGCCTGGCGGCGACGCCGacttcgacgacgacggcaagCCGAGGCGAACCG GGACGGTATGGACAGCGAGCGCGCACATCATCACGGCGGTCATCGGCTCCGGCGTGCTCTCCCTGGCCTGGGCGACGGCGCAGCTCGGCTGGGTCGTCGGGCCGGTCACTCTGATGCTCTTCGCGGCAATCACCTACTACACCTCCGGCCTTCTCGCCGATTGCTACCGCACCGGCGACCCGGTCACCGGGAAGAGGAACTACACCTACATGGACGCCGTCGCATCCTACCTAA GTGGCTGGCAGGTCTGGGCCTGTGGTGTGTTTCAGTATGTCAACTTGGTCGGAACTGCAATTGGGTACACAATCACAGCATCCATCAGCGCCGC GGCTATAAACAAGGCCAACTGCTACCACAAGAACGGGCGCGCGGCGGACTGCGGCGTGTACGACTCCATGTACATGGTTGTGTTCGGGGTGGTccagatcttcttctcccaggTCCCAAACTTCCATGACCTCTGGTGGCTCTCCATTCTCGCCGCGATCATGTCTTTCACCTACGCCTCCATCGCCGTCGGCCTCTCCTTGGCCCAAACCATATCTGGTCCTACCGGCAAGACTACCCTGACTGGCACTGAAGTTGGAGTGGACGTCGATTCAGCCCAGAAGATCTGGCTCGCGTTCCAGGCGCTCGGCGACATCGCGTTCGCCTACTCCTACTCCATGATCCTTATAGAAATCCAG GACACGGTGAAGTCTCCACCGGCGGAGAACAAGACGATGAAGAAGGCGACCCTGCTGGGCgtgtcgacgacgacggcgttCTACATGCTGTGCGGCTGCCTGGGCTACGCGGCGTTCGGCAACGGAGCCAAGGGGAACATCCTCACCGGGTTCGGCTTCTACGAGCCCTACTGGCTCATCGACTTCGCCAACGTCTGCATCGTGGTGCACCTGGTGGGCGCCTACCAGGTCTTCTGCCAGCCCAtcttcgccgccgtcgagaCCTACGCCGCGGCCCGCTGGCCCAACGCCGGGTTCATCGTCCGCGAGCACCGGGTCTCGGCGGCGGGCAATAACAAGCGGTTCGGCTTCAGCCTCAACTTCTTCAGGCTGACCTGGAGGACGGCGTTCGTGGTGGTGAGCACGGTGCTGGCCATCCTGATGCCTTTCTTCAACGACATCCTGGGCTTCCTGGGCGCCATCGGGTTCTGGCCGCTCACCGTCTACTTCCCCGTGGAGATGTACatccggcagcggcggataCACAAGTACACCACCAGGTGGGTGGCGCTCCAGACGCTGAgcttcctctgcttcctcgTGTCGCTCGCGGCTGCCGTCGCGTCGATCGAAGGGGTCACCGAGTCGCTCAAGAACTATGTCCCGTTCAAGACCAAGTCGTGA
- the LOC100846487 gene encoding 40S ribosomal protein S24-1 encodes MADSKATSAVTLRTRKFMTNRLLSRKQFVLEVIHPGRANVSKAELKDRLSKVYEVKDPNCIFVFKFRTHFGGGKSSGFGLIYDNLEAAKKFEPKYRLVRNGLATKVEKSRKQIKERKNRTKKIRGVKKTKAGDAKKK; translated from the exons ATGGCGGACTCGAAGGCCACATCGGCGGTCACCCTCCGCACCCGCAAGTTCATGACCAaccgcctcctctcccgcaAGCAGTTCGTGCTCGAGGTCATCCACCCGGGCCGTGCCAACGTCTCCAAG GCCGAGCTGAAGGACAGACTGTCCAAGGTATACGAGGTGAAGGACCCCAACTGCATCTTCGTGTTCAAGTTCCGCACCCACTTCGGAGGCGGCAAGTCCTCCGGGTTCGGCCTCATCTACGACAACCTCGAAGCCGCCAAGAAGTTCGAGCCCAAGTACCGTCTCGTTAGG AATGGTCTTGCAACTAAGGTAGAAAAGTCACGCAAGCAGATCAAGGAAAGGAAGAACAGGACAAAGAAGATCCGTGGTGTCAAGAAG ACCAAGGCTGGAGATGCCAAGAAGAAATAA